In one Desulfomicrobium escambiense DSM 10707 genomic region, the following are encoded:
- a CDS encoding sugar phosphate isomerase/epimerase family protein, with protein sequence MAFVNLPLRYLDEHPEHLELFLSRRVNPELGFDARALDSTNPQRHAENARIFHDAGLTCAVHLPFFDLHPGSLDPLVRRAAIERLLQALDAARVYEPAHLIAHLDYNHLTYAAFQEQWLENSLATWRTVLDHACAPLFLENVFEQAPQRHVRVLTELGGRAGACLDLGHWHSFARGGERGNLAEWLTALDPFPLHLHLHDNDGSADQHLGLGLGAIPWDRLWDFLAKRKAPVTITFEPHTKDDFLATEAYLARNPGRCPV encoded by the coding sequence ATGGCCTTCGTCAACCTGCCCCTGCGCTACCTGGACGAACACCCCGAACACCTGGAACTCTTCCTGTCGCGGCGCGTGAACCCCGAACTCGGCTTCGACGCCCGCGCCCTGGATTCCACAAACCCGCAGCGCCATGCGGAAAACGCCCGCATCTTTCATGATGCCGGTCTGACTTGCGCCGTGCACCTGCCCTTCTTCGACCTGCATCCGGGCAGCCTCGACCCGCTGGTGCGGCGGGCCGCCATCGAGCGCCTGCTGCAGGCGCTCGATGCGGCGCGGGTCTACGAGCCCGCCCATCTCATCGCCCACCTGGACTACAACCACCTGACCTACGCCGCGTTCCAGGAGCAGTGGCTGGAAAACTCCCTGGCCACCTGGCGGACGGTCCTGGACCATGCCTGCGCACCCCTTTTCCTGGAGAACGTGTTCGAACAGGCGCCGCAGCGCCATGTCCGCGTACTGACCGAGCTTGGAGGCCGGGCCGGAGCCTGCCTGGACCTCGGGCACTGGCACAGCTTCGCCCGCGGCGGCGAGCGCGGCAACCTGGCTGAGTGGCTGACGGCCCTTGACCCGTTCCCTCTGCACCTGCACCTGCACGACAACGACGGCAGCGCGGACCAGCATCTGGGCCTGGGCCTGGGCGCCATACCTTGGGACAGGCTCTGGGATTTCCTGGCAAAACGAAAGGCCCCGGTCACCATCACCTTCGAACCGCATACGAAGGATGATTTTCTGGCGACCGAGGCCTATCTGGCCCGAAATCCCGGACGCTGCCCGGTCTAG
- a CDS encoding ArnT family glycosyltransferase — protein sequence MNERQSNALYWGLSLAVIALTTWARYWFVASGQLGLSPDEAQYWDWSRTLQWSYYSKGPLIAVINALGSIFLGATELGVRAGAVVGAALMQLAVLGWIGIWLRRIRTAFWTLVVLNTTLLFMAGGLLMTTDNPLLVCWILGMIVLSLAVDKGSLPLFVLMGIFLALGIAAKYTMLLFIPLALAASFWIGRGQDMPALFWPRLWKTLGIGGAAGLLPILIWNATNDWAGIKHVLYRGAMAGEKAKVFFALKNFPEYLGSQLGVVTPWWFVFIFIGAWLVGRQLLRRQAEPVFPWLPRPMAIILTVFFWPVWLFFLLWSLHAKVEANWSATAYPAGILLAAMALERFVHREPRPRWRFAWPVLGIVVFAVLHLQAFIPFDGEKNPVHRLRGWQELGQKVDEARQELGGSDAVFVFADEYGVTAELSFYVPGQRRAYCLAGGRKMNQYDFWPAPDPSVQNAVFVVKGEKGEVSERVLELFESVDEPRTVTTAQGRRLGQTFTLFLCRGYKGVWPAQEGASF from the coding sequence ATGAACGAACGCCAATCAAACGCCCTGTACTGGGGCTTAAGTCTCGCCGTCATCGCCCTGACCACCTGGGCCAGGTACTGGTTCGTAGCCTCTGGGCAGCTGGGCCTCTCGCCCGACGAGGCCCAATACTGGGACTGGAGCCGGACTCTGCAGTGGTCCTATTACTCCAAGGGGCCGCTCATCGCCGTCATCAACGCCCTGGGTTCTATTTTTCTCGGCGCCACGGAACTGGGCGTTCGCGCCGGGGCCGTGGTCGGCGCGGCCCTCATGCAGCTGGCCGTGCTGGGCTGGATCGGGATCTGGCTGCGGCGCATCCGCACGGCCTTCTGGACCCTCGTGGTGCTGAACACGACCCTGCTGTTCATGGCCGGGGGGCTCCTCATGACCACGGACAACCCGCTGCTGGTCTGCTGGATTCTGGGCATGATCGTCTTGAGTCTGGCTGTGGACAAGGGCAGCCTGCCCCTTTTCGTCCTCATGGGGATTTTCCTGGCCCTGGGCATCGCGGCCAAGTACACCATGCTGCTTTTCATCCCATTGGCCCTGGCGGCGTCCTTCTGGATCGGCCGGGGGCAGGACATGCCCGCCCTGTTCTGGCCGAGGCTGTGGAAGACCCTCGGCATCGGCGGCGCGGCCGGTCTGCTGCCCATCCTGATCTGGAACGCCACCAACGATTGGGCCGGGATCAAGCACGTCCTCTACCGGGGAGCCATGGCCGGGGAAAAGGCCAAGGTCTTTTTCGCGCTGAAGAATTTTCCCGAATATCTGGGCAGCCAGCTGGGCGTGGTCACGCCGTGGTGGTTCGTCTTCATCTTCATCGGGGCGTGGCTGGTCGGCCGGCAGCTCCTGCGGCGGCAGGCCGAGCCGGTTTTCCCCTGGCTGCCGCGGCCCATGGCCATCATCCTGACGGTCTTCTTCTGGCCTGTGTGGCTCTTTTTCCTGCTCTGGAGTCTGCACGCCAAGGTCGAGGCCAACTGGTCGGCCACGGCTTATCCGGCGGGCATCCTGCTGGCGGCCATGGCCCTGGAGCGCTTCGTCCACCGCGAGCCGCGGCCCAGGTGGCGTTTCGCTTGGCCCGTGCTGGGCATCGTTGTCTTTGCCGTCCTTCATCTGCAGGCGTTCATTCCTTTCGACGGGGAGAAGAACCCCGTGCACCGGCTGCGTGGCTGGCAGGAACTGGGCCAGAAGGTCGACGAGGCGCGGCAGGAGCTGGGCGGGTCCGATGCGGTCTTTGTTTTCGCCGACGAGTACGGGGTCACGGCGGAACTGTCCTTTTACGTTCCTGGCCAGCGGCGGGCCTATTGCCTGGCCGGCGGCCGCAAGATGAATCAGTACGACTTCTGGCCGGCTCCTGATCCGTCCGTGCAGAATGCGGTTTTCGTGGTCAAGGGGGAAAAGGGGGAAGTTTCGGAGCGGGTCCTTGAACTTTTCGAGAGCGTGGACGAACCCAGGACCGTGACCACCGCCCAGGGCCGCCGCCTCGGTCAGACCTTCACGCTTTTCCTGTGCCGGGGCTACAAGGGCGTCTGGCCGGCCCAGGAGGGCGCGAGCTTCTAG
- a CDS encoding RluA family pseudouridine synthase, whose amino-acid sequence MQPVRTAVQIVEVGAEENGRKLTTFLQARLGHLPAGLVMRLVRTGQVRIDGRRCKPFDRVAAGQKVRIPPVTVELRQESCPACTDLDIVHEDADMIVVNKPSNLPVHAGTGWTDSVHDRLRVRFAGQAFTPVPVHRLDRDTSGLLLCAKTHDFLRAMHEAWPCATKAYLCWVESVWPARGWTTVVSDLAKAETGRGEKVVSGQGRRAVSHVHPISLAAGRSLVLVVLGTGRTHQIRVHLSDQGHAIVGDPKYGRGGGLMLHAAFLSWPGHVYFVLPPWTGDLQVPPALAGTINDIVTTAPAKEGAS is encoded by the coding sequence ATGCAACCGGTCAGGACGGCGGTTCAGATTGTGGAGGTCGGGGCGGAGGAGAACGGCCGCAAGCTCACGACCTTTCTGCAGGCGCGGCTGGGGCATCTCCCGGCCGGTCTCGTCATGCGCCTGGTGCGCACCGGCCAGGTGCGCATCGACGGCCGCCGCTGCAAGCCCTTCGACCGGGTGGCCGCCGGGCAGAAGGTGCGCATCCCTCCCGTGACCGTCGAGTTGCGCCAGGAGTCGTGTCCGGCCTGCACGGACCTCGACATCGTGCACGAGGATGCGGACATGATCGTGGTCAACAAGCCTTCAAACCTTCCGGTCCACGCCGGCACGGGCTGGACGGACTCGGTCCACGACCGGCTACGGGTCCGCTTCGCCGGCCAGGCTTTCACGCCGGTTCCCGTCCACCGCCTGGATCGCGACACCTCGGGGCTTCTGCTCTGCGCCAAGACCCACGATTTCCTGCGCGCCATGCACGAGGCCTGGCCCTGCGCGACCAAGGCCTACCTGTGCTGGGTCGAAAGCGTTTGGCCGGCCCGGGGCTGGACGACCGTCGTCTCGGACCTGGCCAAGGCCGAAACCGGCAGGGGCGAGAAAGTCGTTTCGGGGCAGGGGCGGCGGGCCGTGTCCCATGTCCATCCCATCAGCCTCGCCGCGGGCCGCAGTCTCGTGCTGGTCGTGCTCGGCACCGGCCGCACCCACCAGATCAGGGTGCATCTGTCCGACCAGGGGCACGCCATCGTCGGCGACCCCAAATACGGCCGGGGCGGGGGGCTCATGCTCCATGCCGCCTTTCTGTCCTGGCCGGGACACGTCTATTTCGTCCTTCCGCCCTGGACCGGGGATTTGCAGGTTCCCCCTGCCCTGGCCGGAACCATCAACGACATCGTCACCACCGCTCCCGCCAAGGAGGGGGCTTCATGA
- a CDS encoding RsmB/NOP family class I SAM-dependent RNA methyltransferase produces the protein MKNTTRSFRLACTEDQIPDVEALLRAEGFGFEPEPFFSLARTLTAEPMPLGRSIAARFGYIYIQDKSSMLPPLALAPRPGDRVLDMCASPGSKTGILSRMVGPTGLVLANEPSPDRLATLRVNMRHLGCLNVATCKYEAQNLPLAAGSWPLILLDAPCSGWGTVEKNPKAAQMWAGEKTAPLEELQRELLTKAAELLAPGGRLLYSTCTTNVRENEDQVRFAMEHLGLAPAPLPEFESFSFAPSLPGCLLVDGEGSAAQGFFLACLTKPGQAGETEWPEGRELPGDTITRQHFLARTGLDTSWLPEHSFLCVGGRIYLIFEQARKLPGELRWQGFAVGKAAGDSVLADATLRMFVPPVPDGNSLVLENVRDIAALLSGQSLAWKGDARRRAFYYRSLPLGFLTVKGNRCLWSDR, from the coding sequence ATGAAAAACACCACCCGCTCCTTCCGTCTGGCGTGCACCGAGGATCAGATCCCGGATGTCGAAGCCCTGCTTCGGGCCGAAGGGTTCGGCTTCGAACCAGAGCCGTTCTTTTCCCTGGCCCGGACCCTGACCGCCGAGCCCATGCCCCTGGGCCGCAGCATCGCGGCGCGCTTCGGCTACATCTACATCCAGGACAAATCCTCCATGTTGCCGCCCCTGGCCCTGGCTCCCCGCCCCGGCGACCGGGTCCTGGACATGTGCGCGAGCCCCGGCAGCAAGACCGGCATCCTGTCCCGCATGGTAGGCCCGACCGGCCTCGTCCTGGCCAACGAGCCCAGCCCCGACCGCCTGGCCACCCTGCGCGTGAACATGCGCCACCTGGGCTGCCTGAACGTGGCCACCTGCAAATACGAGGCGCAGAACCTGCCGCTCGCTGCGGGCTCCTGGCCCCTCATTCTCCTCGACGCGCCGTGCAGCGGCTGGGGCACGGTCGAAAAAAACCCCAAGGCCGCCCAGATGTGGGCCGGGGAAAAGACCGCGCCCCTGGAGGAACTCCAGCGCGAACTGCTGACCAAGGCGGCCGAACTGCTGGCCCCGGGCGGACGGCTCCTCTACTCGACCTGCACCACCAACGTCCGCGAGAACGAGGACCAGGTCCGCTTCGCCATGGAACATCTGGGGCTCGCGCCGGCTCCTCTGCCCGAATTTGAGTCCTTCAGCTTCGCCCCGTCCCTGCCGGGCTGCCTGCTCGTGGACGGGGAGGGTAGCGCGGCCCAGGGCTTCTTCCTGGCCTGCCTGACCAAACCGGGCCAGGCAGGGGAGACAGAGTGGCCGGAAGGCCGGGAGCTTCCGGGCGACACGATCACGAGGCAGCACTTTCTCGCACGCACGGGGCTGGACACGAGCTGGCTGCCGGAGCACAGTTTCCTCTGCGTCGGCGGCCGCATCTACCTTATTTTCGAACAGGCGAGGAAACTGCCCGGCGAACTGCGCTGGCAGGGTTTCGCCGTGGGCAAGGCGGCAGGGGATTCCGTCCTGGCCGACGCCACCCTGCGCATGTTCGTCCCGCCAGTACCCGACGGGAACAGCTTGGTGCTTGAAAACGTGCGGGACATCGCCGCCCTGCTCTCCGGACAGAGTCTGGCCTGGAAAGGCGATGCCCGGCGCAGGGCCTTCTATTACCGAAGCCTGCCCCTGGGGTTTCTGACGGTCAAGGGCAATCGGTGCCTGTGGTCGGATCGCTAA
- a CDS encoding class I fructose-bisphosphate aldolase, with the protein MIGYLRKAARLFHPESKRTIILPLDHGLSEGNIPGLEDLGSLLRGLQHLPLQGVIMHKGMVMATAGEIRLDQSLIVHLSAGTRHGLPSYNKALVCSVPEALRLGADIISMHINIGNDLEDRMLSDLGACVEEAHQLGLPLLAMIYARGGQIVNENDPTLVAHSIRIGAELGADVIKVPSCGGHPSFARAVATCPVPVVIGGGPRNGDFRHFLRNVREALDSGVSGVCIGRNIFQQENPAKALEEVCTLVHGK; encoded by the coding sequence ATGATCGGATACCTGCGCAAGGCTGCGCGGCTCTTCCACCCCGAATCCAAGAGGACCATCATCCTGCCCCTGGATCACGGCCTGTCCGAAGGCAACATCCCGGGCCTGGAGGACCTCGGCAGCCTCCTGCGCGGCCTGCAACACCTGCCCCTGCAGGGCGTGATCATGCACAAGGGCATGGTCATGGCCACGGCCGGGGAGATCCGCCTCGACCAGTCCCTCATCGTGCACCTTTCGGCCGGCACGCGGCACGGCCTGCCATCCTACAACAAGGCCCTGGTCTGCTCCGTGCCCGAGGCCCTGCGCCTGGGCGCGGACATAATCTCCATGCACATCAACATCGGCAACGACCTCGAAGACCGCATGCTCTCGGACCTCGGCGCCTGCGTGGAGGAGGCCCACCAGCTGGGCCTGCCCCTTCTGGCCATGATCTACGCCCGCGGCGGGCAGATCGTGAACGAGAACGACCCGACCCTGGTGGCCCACAGCATCCGCATCGGCGCCGAACTCGGGGCCGACGTCATCAAGGTGCCGTCCTGCGGCGGCCACCCGAGCTTCGCCCGGGCCGTGGCCACCTGCCCCGTACCCGTGGTCATCGGCGGCGGTCCGCGCAACGGCGACTTCCGGCATTTCCTGCGCAACGTGCGCGAGGCCCTGGATTCCGGCGTGTCCGGCGTGTGCATCGGCCGCAACATCTTCCAGCAGGAAAACCCGGCCAAGGCCCTCGAAGAGGTCTGCACCCTGGTTCACGGGAAATAA
- a CDS encoding class I SAM-dependent methyltransferase produces MGWDAQTAARYDQWAKSPCGSFALRQEERLLQGVIAHWPRRKQKLLDIGCGTGTFLEFFWSCGFDLTAIDQSPDMLASAREKIGTRADLHLGSAEHLPFEEREFDYASLMTVLEFVDDPALVLQEAARVARKGVLVTFLNKWSLYGCSVRLGKRHSTLARARWFTWPGMRALIQKSISPGAMEARSILLGPSCTWNALPVIRLFNSVSVFPWMGAVTAVRIDLTAPPARTPLMAWNTEPTV; encoded by the coding sequence ATGGGTTGGGATGCCCAGACCGCGGCCCGCTATGACCAGTGGGCCAAGAGCCCCTGCGGGAGCTTCGCCCTGCGGCAGGAGGAAAGGCTGCTGCAGGGCGTCATCGCCCACTGGCCCAGACGCAAGCAGAAGCTGCTGGACATCGGCTGCGGCACGGGCACGTTCCTTGAGTTCTTCTGGTCCTGCGGCTTCGACCTGACGGCCATCGACCAGAGCCCGGACATGCTGGCCAGCGCGCGGGAAAAGATCGGGACCAGGGCCGACCTGCACCTGGGCAGCGCGGAGCATCTGCCCTTCGAGGAGCGCGAGTTCGACTACGCCTCGCTCATGACCGTGCTCGAATTCGTGGACGATCCCGCCCTCGTCCTGCAGGAGGCTGCGCGTGTGGCCCGCAAGGGCGTCCTCGTCACGTTCCTGAACAAATGGTCGCTCTACGGGTGTTCGGTGCGTCTTGGAAAGCGGCATTCGACCCTGGCCAGGGCGCGCTGGTTCACCTGGCCGGGAATGCGGGCCCTGATCCAGAAGAGCATTTCCCCAGGCGCCATGGAGGCCAGATCCATCCTGCTCGGGCCGTCCTGCACCTGGAACGCCCTGCCCGTCATCAGGCTCTTCAATAGCGTCTCCGTCTTCCCGTGGATGGGCGCGGTCACGGCGGTGCGCATCGACCTGACCGCGCCGCCGGCCCGAACTCCGCTCATGGCCTGGAACACCGAACCCACAGTCTGA
- the ilvD gene encoding dihydroxy-acid dehydratase yields MNRSHKMTKGLEKAPHRSLLFALGMTREEMKRPLIGVVNSANEIVPGHMHLDTLAQAVKDGIRMAGGTPMEFPTIGVCDGLAMNHEGMKMSLPSRELIADSIEISATAVPFDGLVFIPNCDKIVPGMLMAMLRLNIPSIIVSGGPMLPGKFEGKTIDLITVFEGVGKVRSGGMTEEDLERMEECACPGCGSCAGMFTANSMNCLSEALGLALPGNGTIPAPTSARIRLAKEAGMQVMSLVERNIRPRDIVTEKSVANGVTVDMALGCSTNTVLHLPAIFREAELDLTLDIFDRISRNTPNLCRLSPAGPHHIADLHEAGGIQAVMNELAGSGRMELDVMTVTGRTLGENLDALKPRISRPEVVRTVAEPYSVEGGIAILKGNLAMDGAVVKQSAVAPEMMRRTGTARVFEGEEEAVAAILGGKIVAGDVVVIRNEGPVGGPGMREMLTPTSAISGLGLGGEVALLTDGRFSGGTRGAAIGHISPEAAEGGVIGLVREGDRISIDIPARKLELLVDEAELERRRQDWKPYPKEITSSILRRYSRMASSAAKGAVTKI; encoded by the coding sequence ATGAATCGTAGCCATAAGATGACGAAAGGATTGGAAAAGGCCCCCCATCGTTCCCTGCTCTTCGCCCTGGGAATGACCCGCGAGGAGATGAAGCGCCCCCTCATTGGCGTGGTCAACTCGGCCAACGAAATCGTGCCCGGCCACATGCACCTGGACACCCTCGCCCAGGCGGTCAAGGACGGCATCCGCATGGCCGGCGGCACGCCCATGGAGTTCCCGACCATCGGCGTGTGCGACGGTCTGGCCATGAACCACGAAGGCATGAAGATGAGCCTCCCGAGCCGCGAGCTCATCGCCGACTCCATCGAGATATCGGCCACGGCCGTGCCCTTCGACGGTCTGGTCTTCATCCCCAACTGCGACAAGATCGTGCCCGGCATGCTCATGGCCATGCTGCGCCTGAACATCCCGTCCATCATCGTCAGCGGCGGGCCCATGCTGCCCGGCAAGTTCGAGGGGAAAACTATTGACCTCATCACGGTCTTCGAGGGCGTGGGCAAGGTCAGAAGCGGCGGCATGACCGAGGAGGACCTGGAGCGCATGGAGGAGTGCGCCTGTCCCGGTTGCGGCTCCTGCGCCGGCATGTTCACGGCCAATTCGATGAACTGCCTGTCCGAGGCCCTGGGCCTGGCCCTGCCCGGCAACGGCACCATCCCGGCCCCGACCAGCGCGCGCATCCGCCTGGCCAAGGAGGCCGGCATGCAGGTCATGTCCCTGGTCGAGCGGAACATCCGCCCCCGCGACATCGTGACCGAGAAGAGCGTGGCCAACGGCGTGACCGTGGACATGGCCCTGGGCTGCTCGACCAACACGGTCCTGCACCTGCCCGCCATCTTCCGCGAGGCCGAACTGGACCTGACGCTGGACATCTTCGACCGCATCAGCCGCAACACCCCGAACCTCTGCCGCCTGTCTCCGGCCGGGCCGCACCACATCGCCGACCTGCACGAGGCCGGCGGCATCCAGGCGGTCATGAACGAACTGGCCGGCAGCGGCCGTATGGAACTGGACGTCATGACCGTGACCGGTCGGACATTGGGTGAAAACCTGGATGCCCTGAAACCGCGCATTTCCCGGCCCGAAGTAGTCCGCACCGTGGCCGAGCCGTATTCCGTGGAAGGCGGCATCGCCATCCTGAAGGGCAACCTGGCCATGGACGGGGCCGTGGTCAAGCAGTCGGCCGTGGCGCCCGAGATGATGCGGCGCACGGGCACGGCCAGGGTCTTCGAGGGCGAGGAGGAGGCAGTTGCCGCCATCCTGGGCGGGAAAATCGTGGCCGGCGATGTGGTCGTCATCCGCAACGAAGGCCCCGTGGGCGGCCCCGGCATGCGCGAGATGCTCACGCCCACCTCGGCCATCTCCGGCCTGGGCCTGGGCGGCGAGGTGGCCCTGTTGACCGACGGGCGTTTCAGCGGCGGCACGCGCGGCGCGGCCATCGGGCACATCAGCCCCGAGGCGGCCGAGGGCGGCGTCATCGGCCTGGTCAGGGAGGGGGACCGCATCAGCATCGACATCCCGGCCCGTAAGCTCGAACTCCTCGTGGACGAGGCCGAACTCGAACGGCGCCGTCAGGACTGGAAGCCCTATCCCAAGGAAATCACGTCCTCCATCCTGCGCCGTTACAGCCGCATGGCCTCATCGGCGGCCAAGGGCGCGGTGACGAAGATCTGA
- a CDS encoding cell division protein FtsX, with translation MSVFFQLLGQGVRDLFRAPWSLCMTIAAITLVSFLGGAFLMLVHNLDLQIGARQGNVQFQVYWQPQATTEEVRDVWAGLSSMEGVVNVRTFTPDQALGVLAESFQNSADMEWMKGRSPLPPTALVECELPAEDGKKWAAAMVERLRSLPKVEKVSFNPLQVDLLTSWVGLTRMAFWPVTGFLLVVVALVVGNTIKLALLARREELEILRFVGASRAYIQFPLLVGGAFQGFLGAGLALGLLKLLHNGIEEMFNVPPLWMTISFLPSLHCLAIVATLAAVGVLSSLVALRN, from the coding sequence ATGAGCGTCTTTTTCCAGCTCCTGGGCCAGGGCGTCCGGGACCTGTTCCGCGCTCCCTGGTCCCTGTGCATGACCATCGCGGCCATCACCCTGGTCTCCTTCCTGGGCGGGGCATTTCTGATGCTCGTGCACAACCTCGACCTGCAGATCGGCGCCCGGCAAGGCAACGTCCAGTTCCAGGTCTACTGGCAGCCCCAGGCCACGACCGAGGAGGTCCGCGACGTGTGGGCGGGACTTTCGTCCATGGAGGGTGTGGTCAACGTGCGCACCTTCACGCCGGACCAGGCCCTGGGCGTGCTGGCCGAATCCTTCCAGAACAGCGCGGACATGGAGTGGATGAAGGGCAGAAGCCCCCTGCCGCCCACGGCCCTGGTGGAATGCGAGCTGCCCGCCGAGGACGGCAAGAAGTGGGCCGCGGCCATGGTCGAGCGGCTGCGGTCCCTGCCCAAGGTGGAGAAGGTCTCCTTCAACCCCCTACAGGTCGACCTGCTGACCTCGTGGGTGGGTCTGACGCGGATGGCCTTCTGGCCGGTGACGGGCTTTCTGCTGGTCGTGGTCGCATTGGTGGTCGGCAACACCATCAAGCTGGCCCTACTGGCCCGGCGGGAGGAACTGGAAATCCTGCGCTTTGTCGGCGCAAGCCGCGCCTACATCCAGTTTCCGCTGCTGGTGGGCGGGGCTTTCCAAGGGTTTCTCGGAGCCGGCCTGGCTCTGGGGCTGCTCAAGCTTCTGCACAACGGCATCGAGGAGATGTTCAACGTCCCGCCACTGTGGATGACCATCTCCTTCCTGCCCTCCCTGCATTGCCTGGCCATCGTCGCAACCCTGGCGGCCGTCGGAGTCCTGAGCTCCCTGGTCGCCCTTCGCAATTAG
- the ftsE gene encoding cell division ATP-binding protein FtsE, which yields MITTSKLSYSFGKQLALKDVNFCMKQGEFVFLCGPSGAGKTTFMRILHGALPVQRGKVDVAGYDLNTLPERRKHLLRRDVSVVFQDFKILTNQTVFANVALPLKVRGIPRHIIEKRVRAVLRSLHLDHKAMSPCEELSGGEQQRVAVARAVVVKPKLLLADEPTGNLDYELSMRMMDIFQQFHKFGTSIMIATHNREIMERMSGARIVTLHDGVMHEGCVETGGSL from the coding sequence ATGATCACCACATCCAAGCTGTCCTACTCCTTCGGCAAGCAGCTGGCTCTGAAGGACGTCAATTTCTGCATGAAGCAGGGGGAGTTCGTTTTCCTGTGCGGGCCGTCCGGCGCGGGCAAGACGACGTTCATGCGCATCCTGCACGGCGCCCTGCCCGTGCAGCGCGGCAAGGTCGACGTGGCCGGGTACGACCTCAATACCCTGCCCGAACGGCGCAAGCACCTGCTGCGACGCGACGTGAGCGTTGTCTTCCAGGATTTCAAGATCCTGACCAACCAGACGGTCTTCGCTAACGTGGCCCTGCCCCTGAAGGTCCGCGGCATCCCCCGGCACATCATCGAGAAGCGAGTGCGCGCGGTGCTTCGGAGCCTCCACCTGGACCACAAGGCCATGTCCCCGTGCGAGGAGCTTTCGGGCGGCGAGCAGCAGCGCGTGGCCGTAGCCCGGGCCGTGGTCGTCAAACCCAAACTCCTCCTGGCCGACGAACCCACGGGCAACCTCGATTACGAGCTGTCCATGCGCATGATGGACATATTCCAGCAGTTCCACAAATTCGGCACCTCGATCATGATCGCCACCCACAACCGCGAGATAATGGAGCGCATGTCCGGTGCGCGCATCGTAACCCTGCACGACGGCGTCATGCACGAGGGCTGCGTGGAAACGGGAGGCAGCCTATGA
- a CDS encoding response regulator — protein sequence MDKNMTVLVAEDILSARETVIHILRALGFSRFLEAENGAVALEHVRRATPGLIISDWNMPKMNGMSLLQTVRSMEGARHVPFIFLTSKYETQDIALASEGGASAYLVKPVTIKALSEALEAVFGSTFEWDFELLKTEVKTLCASGKCDQADDLLRRFESLHPDNYPRIRLERVHLLMGIAEFEAAEKEACAILSSNPLFTKAWETLVMLQSRMGKLDQALGAAERAISISPNNAGNHVLRGTIQLRREDLHEARKSFMTALNVDRKNDQIKQDIWNAYLDLDMVDEVQRDFGAYIFSSLTCDTLNNMAVAYRRKGELARAVEIYRTALSKEPDNPKILYNAAVAYVNRKQFAKAKELLARALGNDPGFEKARVLYEQVNKAHTREAD from the coding sequence ATGGATAAGAACATGACCGTGCTGGTGGCGGAAGACATTCTTTCCGCCCGCGAGACGGTGATCCATATCTTGCGGGCCTTGGGCTTTTCCAGATTCCTGGAGGCCGAGAACGGTGCGGTGGCCCTCGAGCATGTCCGCAGAGCGACTCCCGGGCTCATCATCTCGGACTGGAACATGCCCAAGATGAACGGGATGTCGCTGCTGCAGACCGTGCGTTCCATGGAGGGGGCCAGGCACGTCCCCTTCATCTTTCTGACCTCCAAGTACGAGACGCAGGACATCGCCCTGGCCTCCGAGGGAGGGGCCTCGGCCTATCTGGTCAAGCCGGTGACCATCAAGGCCCTGTCCGAAGCCCTCGAAGCGGTGTTCGGCAGCACGTTCGAATGGGATTTCGAACTGCTCAAGACGGAAGTGAAAACCCTGTGCGCATCCGGAAAATGCGACCAGGCCGACGACCTTCTGCGCCGCTTCGAAAGCCTGCATCCCGACAACTACCCGCGTATCCGTCTGGAACGGGTCCATCTGCTCATGGGCATTGCGGAGTTCGAAGCGGCCGAGAAGGAAGCGTGCGCGATCCTGTCCTCCAACCCGCTCTTCACCAAGGCCTGGGAAACCCTGGTCATGCTGCAGTCCAGGATGGGGAAATTGGACCAGGCTTTGGGCGCGGCGGAAAGGGCCATATCCATCAGCCCCAACAACGCCGGGAACCACGTGCTGCGCGGTACCATCCAGCTGCGCCGCGAAGACCTGCACGAGGCCAGGAAAAGCTTCATGACGGCCCTCAATGTCGACCGCAAGAACGACCAGATCAAGCAGGACATCTGGAACGCCTACCTGGACCTGGACATGGTCGACGAAGTCCAGCGCGATTTCGGGGCGTACATATTTTCATCCCTGACCTGCGACACCCTGAACAACATGGCCGTGGCCTACCGGCGCAAGGGGGAACTGGCCCGTGCGGTGGAGATCTACCGCACGGCTCTGTCCAAGGAACCCGACAATCCGAAAATTCTCTACAACGCCGCCGTGGCCTACGTGAACCGCAAGCAGTTCGCCAAGGCCAAGGAGCTTTTGGCCCGCGCCCTGGGCAACGATCCGGGGTTCGAGAAGGCCAGGGTTCTTTACGAGCAGGTCAACAAAGCGCACACTCGCGAGGCCGACTGA